A genomic region of Venturia canescens isolate UGA chromosome 7, ASM1945775v1, whole genome shotgun sequence contains the following coding sequences:
- the LOC122413795 gene encoding protein mono-ADP-ribosyltransferase PARP16 yields the protein MQCVTKRGQVCDEGWDEEANDIANNQADFYRHTEIARIPRTMGSMDFLSSDESSERKVHDLRSVLERDPAAADLKWSLFVAACNTYRHNTCLMPFPPMYTEREGKDIEALREAIEVIPPLAIVFQQLNEINVYDRYGKTIDLLHWVLVQSRDPYITSVCRKSYESVLRKVPSEMAIQGPNLIFQIASAKHSIREEKWRAASQGFSTFYAYHGSRLENFYSIIHYGIQKSMCKTGLFGNGIYLSSELGVSLPYSPVGYGWGGSILGSELSCVALCEVINHPDVKRGDAGDDGRNIAEDSEGGKIPNKYYLVQNSDLVRIRYLLVYSQGFSRSKNAKNQGLVGWFKRNKMLTFVLGYVVLLASVGLSQNKNIEKFCRLLSQKIGL from the exons ATGCAGTGTGTGACAAAAAGAGGGCAAGTTTGTGACGAAGGATGGGACGAAGAAGCAAATGATATAGCAAATAATCAAGCTGACTTCTATCGTCACACTGAAATCGCAAGAATTCCACGAACCATGGGTTCAATGGATTTTCTGAGCAGTGACGAAAGTTCGGAAAGAAAAGTTCATGATCTGCGATCAGTTTTGGAAAGGGATCCTGCCGCTGCTGATTTAAAGTGGTCGCTATTCGTAGCTGCTTGTAACACATATCGACACAATACTTGTCTCATGCCATTTCCCCCTATGTATACGGAAAGAGAGGGCAAGGATATCGAGGCTCTG AGAGAAGCCATAGAGGTAATCCCACCTTTGGCCATAGTATTCCAGCAACTGAACGAAATCAACGTTTACGATAGATATGGGAAGACTATCGATCTCTTACATTGGGTTTTGGTACAGTCAAGAGATCCGTACATCACGAGCGTCTGCAGAAAATCT TACGAATCGGTATTACGAAAAGTACCATCTGAAATGGCGATACAAGGaccaaatttgatatttcaaaTAGCGAGTGCTAAACATTCCATTCGTGAGGAAAAGTGGCGAGCTGCTTCTCAaggtttttcaacgttttacgCTTACCACGGCAGCCGATTGGAAAATTTCTATTCTATTATACATTACGGCATACAGAAAAGCATGTGCAAG ACTGGATTGTTTGGCAATGGAATATACTTATCGAGCGAACTGGGCGTAAGTTTACCGTACAGTCCCGTCGGCTATGGATGGGGTGGTAGCATTTTGGGTAGCGAACTCAGTTGCGTTGCTCTCTGTGAGGTTATTAATCACCCTGACGTAAAACGCGGTGACGCAG gagACGATGGAAGAAACATTGCTGAAGATTCGGAAGGCGGAAAAATTCCAAACAAATATTATCTCGTACAAAACAGCGATCTAGTCAGAATACGTTATCTCCTTGTCTACAGTCAAGGTTTCTCGAGATCCAA gAATGCGAAAAATCAGGGGCTTGTAGGTTGGTTCAAACGCAACAAAATGCTGACTTTTGTTCTTGGTTACGTGGTGCTACTAGCTTCGGTTGGTCTGAGCCAGAACaagaacattgaaaaattttgcagaCTGTTAAGTCAGAAAATTGGATTGTAG
- the LOC122413797 gene encoding vacuolar protein sorting-associated protein 26C — MSINLDIRLKRASKIYHEGEIVSGLLLLQTNSDVKHDGIFLTMEGSVNLQLSSKNVGIFEAFYNSVKPIQLVQYTLDVAPAGKIPSGKTEIPFELPLKPRGSKSLYETYHGVFVNTQYMIKCDIKRNFLAKDVSKSLEFIVEDLNSNEPRKQTKPVSFKIMPESLQNVRERSTIPGFCISGKIDSLECKLSEPLTGEVIIESCEAMVKSIELQLVRVETCGCAEGYSRDATEIQNIQIGEGNVCPGLAIPIYMIFPRLFTCPTLSTSNFKVEFEVNLIILFEDDYLVTENFPIILSRH, encoded by the exons ATGTCAATCAATTTGGACATAAGATTGAAACGAGCGAGCAAGATTTATCATGAAGGA GAAATTGTCTCTGGATTGCTATTGTTGCAAACTAATTCAGATGTCAAGCACGATGGAATTTTTCTCACAATGGAAGGTTCCGTGAATCTTCAATTAAGCTCGAAAAATGTTGGGATATTTGAAGCGTTCTATAATTCAGTCAAG CCCATCCAATTGGTACAATATACACTCGATGTAGCACCGGCTGGAAAAATACCAAGTGGTAAAACAGAAATTCCATTTGAGCTGCCGTTGAAGCCTCGAGGAAGCAAATCCCTTTATGAAACGTATCATGGAGTATTTGTAAACACGCAGTACATGATAAAATGCGACATAAAGCGAAATTTCCTTGCAAAAGACGTGAGCAAATCTCTGGAATTCATAGTCGAAGATTTGAACAGCAACGAACCAAGAAAACAGACCAAACCTGTTTCTTTCAAAATAATGCCAGAGTCGTTGCAAAACGTCAGAGAACGATCAACTATACCAGGATTTTGTATATCTGGTAAAATTGACTCTCTCGAGTGCAAATTGTCTGAACCGCTAACGGGCGAG GTAATCATTGAAAGCTGCGAGGCAATGGTGAAATCAATCGAGCTACAGCTTGTAAGAGTAGAAACTTGCGGCTGTGCCGAAGGATATTCCAGAGATG CCACAGAAATACAAAATATACAAATAGGTGAGGGAAACGTGTGCCCGGGTTTAGCAATACCGATATACATGATATTTCCTCGGTTGTTCACGTGTCCGACTCTCAGCACGAGCAACTTCAAAGTTG AGTTCGAAGTGAACCTTATCATCTTGTTCGAGGATGATTACTTGGTAACAGAAAACTTTCCTATAATTTTAAGTCGTCACTGA
- the CycB gene encoding G2/mitotic-specific cyclin-B, protein MALRNRTALTNIVNQENTKNVKTMTNGITNQPIRRAALGEIGNKVNTARVGEQTNKTKAVKKPILKSSSINTNVVVGKQTIQVSKPIAKKEQQPIVIKVELHEDEQIKKQPEAFSSDLLSIEDIDEIDRENPVLVSIYSNDIYNYLRQLEKQYPIPKGFLHGQEVTPKMRSVLVDWLVEVHQQFRLLQETLYLTIAIIDRFLSLYKLITRKRLQLVGVTALFIACKYEEMYSPDISDFVYISDNAYLKTEILQMEMLIIRTLDYSMGRPLPLHFLRRYSKAGRALPVHHTMAKYFLEESLVCYELSHYPPSLIAAAAIYLSFFVIGNDDADEGLVIWTNTMVHYSTYTKDDILPVVRDIASAVVNAEKSKYQAVRKKYTHAKHMKISLRPELKSPTMLSLVNVVKKE, encoded by the exons ATGGCGTTGAGAAATCGGACAGCGCTTACG AATATAGTGAATCAAGAAAACACAAAGAATGTCAAAACCATGACAAATGGAATAACTAACCAGCCGATAAGACGAGCTGCCTTAGGGGAAATTGGCAATAAAGTAAATACTGCCAGAGTTGGTGAACAGACAAATAAAACGAAAGCAGTTAAAAAACCAATCTTGAAATCTTCCTCCATCAACACCAACGTTGTTGTGGGAAAACAAACGATACAAGTGTCCAAGCCGATAGCAAAAAAGGAACAACAGCCCATCGTCATTAAAGTAGAACTTCATGAGGAtgaacaaattaaaaaacaaccCGAAGCATTCTCGTCTGATCTTCTGTCGATAGAAGACATTGATGAAATTGACAGAGAAAATCCAGTATTAGTATCAATTTACAGCAACGATATATACAATTACTTGAGGCAGCTTGAGAAACAATATCCTATTCCTAAAGGCTTTTTGCATGGCCAAGAAGTCACCCCCAAAATGAGGAGTGTTCTTGTTGACTGGTTAGTCGAAGTTCACCAGCAGTTCCGTCTACTACAAGAAACTCTCTATTTGACGATCGCCATCATTGATCGATTCTTGTCA ttgtATAAGTTGATAACACGGAAGAGGCTGCAGCTTGTCGGAGTCACAGCACTGTTCATAGCTTGCAAATATGAGGAAATGTACTCCCCTGATATATCTGACTTTGTCTATATCTCCGATAATGCATATTTGAAAACAGAAATATTACAAATGGAAATGTTAATTATACGAACACTCGATTATTCAATGGGACGACCATTGCCACTTCACTTCCTTCGAAGATACAGCAAAGCAGGCCGG GCACTCCCAGTGCATCATACAAtggcaaaatattttttggagGAAAGTTTGGTGTGTTACGAACTCAGTCATTATCCACCAAGTTTgatagcagcagcagcaatctATCTATCATTTTT TGTGATTGGAAACGATGATGCTGACGAAGGACTAGTGATTTGGACGAACACAATGGTCCATTACAGTACTTATACAAAGGACGATATACTGCCAGTAGTCCGAGACATCGCGAGTGCGGTGGTGAACGCGGAAAAGAGTAAATACCAAGCAGTTCGGAAGAAGTATACTCACGCGAAGCACATGAAAATAAGTCTCCGTCCCGAATTAAAATCGCCTACGATGCTCTCCCTCGTGAACGTAGTCAAGAAAGAATGA
- the Elp1 gene encoding putative elongator complex protein 1, whose amino-acid sequence MKNLAVHTHTVQNNTPEFYQGILNGDVLCCTNPDNDDLYVLQEKHIYLISSKNGFKTTDINIETEESAKPVGLEYCSDVEQLWCAYDTGAIISVNSEPTLQPEITTHFSEGLKSMKLSPDQEILVLITADNTVVTTVSNFHIVSKVHLNSNEYGMNQFVTVGWGKKETQFHGSEGKAAAKAKDVVVGRTVNDDEKPRITWRGDGTMFATSFMRDDGQARLFKVFNREGILQCTSELTAGMEPHIAWKPSGNIIATGQLLPNKHVIAFFEKNGLKHRELCLPYKPNEIEIISITWSHDSEILSIWLKEKNSDETCLQIWTESNYYWYLKQTIKFTVENPLVYFSWSAAPRAGKRLILLTKKKTMTYSFRWKVDHSRCLHPIDKAVVGVINGKEVLLTGFRVGIVPPPMAHTSLKFNETINSIVFSPGYVPGDSQYDSNTCMCLLSDNRLALCLHNKDSRLLEYNHAQTYAIDWQNPVVTDTETYSFHHLLWFKQNIILCSASSNTYSYLCVLNLEGEDFKNEGRVVVRAVYLMDDQIEHIVSPQDEKVAYIVAGKSVFKYMDIEGIVPTSLEIPEPCSLVEIIEIDNRHIILSLTSRGRFFVDGNEIASNITSFFVHSRFLLLTTLQHSLICVRLDEEGFRQINQDLTIKPWENGCSEKNLSGLSVRRVERGSNLIVAVPEDARTILQMPRGNLECIQPRALSLHIIGTLLDNHKFREAFDMMRKQRINLNLIYDHNPRSFMCDVKKFVNDIDNPSWLSLFLSELQDENVTETIYKNYYCNRQYFDHPVPEFWHERKVLRVCDVLRIIMGSRDDHKFIQPILTSLVKNQQTPGLEAALRRIKDIRASEDSSTNSKKSLSEDALRYLLYLVDVNVLFDIAMGMYDFELALFVASKSQKDPKEYIPLLNDMKKLETNYMKYTIDKDLKRYDSALNHIAKSPDKFDECLEFICNHDMYAKALKIFPNNSEEYRKIAKAYGNVLMKREKYYEAAIMFSRSRLLMNALCAYKAAGAWQDVIIVATQLNLDDGDMQELYEELVAYLRHEKRYRDAAEILVTYLKQHEDAVSVLCEGKRWRDAMRIAHSIKRLDLIETHVKPGVEEHAAYLAFTTKHNKEKFEKHKIRLATVRQENAARELRMHEALGTDFDYPTGHDVNDLLSDTSSVAGSLSSQSSRSSRSSGRTYRSSKNRRKQERKLLSIKEGSFFEDLALIRALHQLITITYADKDEIKLVTQMLLIFEHDQRAQDLQSAFGEFINLIERSKSEIWPKSNQIGNDPIDSREESICIKDNQPSNVPQSLLESRFMYPPDAGNNAWQLDIFNSVNNIAE is encoded by the exons ATGAAGAATCTCGCTGTACACACTCACACCGTACAAAATAATACTCCGGAATTTTATCAAGGAATATTAAACGGCGATGTTCTTTGTTGTACCAATCCTGACAATGATGACCTTTACGTTCTGCAAGAAAAACACATCTATTTaatttcgtcgaaaaatgGTTTCAAAACCACTGATATTAATATTGAAACAGAGGAATCTGCAAAGCCTGTAGGACTCGAATATTGCAGCGATGTGGAACAATTATGGTGCGCCTATGACACAGGCGCTATTATTTCAGTTAATTCAGAACCCACATTGCAACCAGAAATAACAACTCATTTCTCTGAAGGTCTGAAATCTATGAAACTCAGTCCAGATCAGGAAATTCTTGTACTGATCACCGCTGATAATACCGTTGTTACAAccgtatcaaattttcatattgtaTCTAAG GTGCATCTCAATTCCAATGAATACGGCATGAATCAGTTTGTCACAGTAGGATGGGGCAAGAAAGAGACCCAATTCCATGGCTCAGAAGGCAAAGCAGCTGCAAAAGCAAAGGACGTTGTAGTCGGTAGAACTGTAAATGACGATGAAAAGCCGAGGATAACATGGCGAGGTGACGGTACAATGTTTGCCACAAGCTTCATGCGCGACGATGGCCAGGCAAGATTGTTCAAAGTTTTCAATCGCGAAGGAATACTTCAGTGTACCAGCGAACTGACTGCTGGTATGGAACCACATATAGCATGGAAACCTTCAGGAAATATAATTGCAACAGGACAATTATTGCCGAACAAACACGTGATTgcattctttgaaaaaaatggcctGAAGCACAGGGAACTTTGTCTTCCTTACAAACCGAACGAAATTGAG ATAATAAGCATAACGTGGTCGCACGACTCCGAAATTTTAAGTATATGGCTCAAGGAGAAGAACAGTGATGAAACGTGTTTGCAAATTTGGACTGAAAGTAATTACTACTGGTACCTCAAGCAGACGATTAAATTTACAGTGGAAAATCCTCTTGTCTATTTTTCTTGGAGCGCCGCCCCGAGAGCTGGCAAAAGATTGATTTTGCttacgaaaaagaaaacgatgacttattcgtttcgttggaaaGTTGATCACAGTCGTTGTCTCCATCCGATCGACAAAGCGGTCGTTGGCGTTATAAACGGGAAAGAAGTTTTGCTAACGGGCTTTCGTGTCGGCATCGTTCCACCTCCAATGGCTCACACATCCTTGAAATTTAATGAGACAATCAATTCGATTGTATTTTCACCAGGCTATGTGCCCGGTGATTCCCAGTACGATTCGAATACTTGTATGTGCCTTCTCAGCGATAATCGATTGGCTCTTTGCCTTCACAATAAG GACTCGCGTCTCTTGGAGTACAATCACGCTCAAACATATGCCATAGATTGGCAAAATCCTGTCGTCACTGATACCGAAACTTATTCCTTCCACCACTTATTATGGTTCAAACAAAACATTATACTCTGCTCGGCTTCTTCTAACACGTACAGTTATCTCTGTGTCCTCAATCTAGAAGGAGAGGATTTTAAAAACGAGGGTCGTGTTGTTGTCAG GGCGGTGTATCTGATGGATGATCAAATCGAGCACATCGTTTCACCGCAAGACGAAAAAGTGGCTTACATCGTGGCTGGAAAATCAGTTTTCAAGTACATGGATATCGAGGGTATAGTGCCAACATCCTTAGAAATACCAGAACCGTGTTCGCTCGTCGAGATTATTGAGATTGACAACCGTCACATAATTTTATCATTGACAAGCAGAGGACGTTTTTTCGTTGATGGCAACGAGATAGCGAGTAACataacgagtttttttgtacattcgaGATTTCTGCTTCTGACAACGTTGCAGCACAGTCTGATATGCGTAAGACTCGACGAGGAAGGTTTCCGTCAAATAAATCAGGATTTGACTATAAAACCGTGGGAAAATGGTTGCAGCGAGAAAAATTTGTCCGGTTTAAGTGTAAGACGCGTTGAGCGTGGCTCAAATTTGATCGTTGCCGTTCCGGAAGATGCAAGAACGATATTACAAATGCCACGTGGAAACTTGGAATGCATACAACCGAGAGCGTTGTCCTTACACATCATCGGAACTCTTCTTGACAATCACAAGTTTAGAGAAGCTTTTGATATGATGAGAAAACAACGTATCAATTTGAATCTTATTTACGATCATAATCCGAGGTCTTTTATGTGTGAcgttaaaaaattcgttaacGACATTGATAATCCATCTTGGCtcagtctctttctctcggaaTTACAAGATGAAAATGTCACCGAAacgatttataaaaattattattgcaatCGGCAATACTTTGACCATCCAGTCCCCGAATTTTGGCACGAACGTAAAGTTCTTCGAGTGTGCGACGTTCTACGGATTATCATGGGCTCCCGCGACGATCACAAGTTCATTCAACCGATATTGACGAGTCTCGTGAAAAATCAACAGACCCCTGGACTCGAAGCAGCTTTGAGAAGAATCAAAGATATCCGAGCTTCCGAGGACAGTTcgacaaattcgaaaaaatctttgtccGAAGATGCCTTGAGATATTTGCTCTACCTCGTTGACGTCAATGTCTTGTTTGATATTGCAATGGGAATGTACGATTTTGAACTCGCGCTGTTCGTCGCCTCGAAATCCCAGAAAGATCCCAAAGAATATATTCCACTTTTGAACGACATGAAAAAGCTCGAGACCAATTATATGAAATACACCATCGACAAAGATCTCAAACGATACGATTCGGCGCTGAATCATATCGCCAAATCTCCTGATAAATTCGATGAGTGTCTCGAATTCATATGCAATCATGATATGTATGCAAAAGCATTGAAGATATTTCCAAACAACAGCGAGGAGTACAGAAAAATTGCCAAGGCTTACGGAAACGTTCtcatgaaaagagaaaaatattacgaGGCTGCAATCATGTTCTCGCGGAGCAGACTTTTAATGAATGCTCTTTGCGCTTATAAGGCAGCTGGAGCTTGGCAAGACGTTATCATTGTTGCAACGCAATTGAATTTGGA tGATGGAGATATGCAGGAATTGTACGAAGAGTTGGTGGCTTACTTGCGCCATGAAAAAAGATATCGCGATGCGGCTGAAATTCTCGTCACTTATTTGAAGCAACACGAGGATGCGGTATCCGTGTTGTGCGAAGGAAAACGTTGGCGTGATGCAATGAGAATCGCACATTCCATCAAAAGGCTTGATTTGATCG AAACCCACGTAAAACCCGGAGTTGAGGAGCACGCAGCGTATCTTGCATTCACGACGAaacataacaaagaaaaatttgaaaagcaCAAGATACGTTTGGCTACGGTGAGACAAGAAAACGCGGCGAGAGAGTTACGAATGCACGAAGCCCTTGGCACAGACTTTGATTATCCAACCGGACACGATGTCAATGATTTATTGAGTGACACTAGCAGCGTTGCTGGTTCACTCTCGAGCCAGAGCTCTCGGAGTTCACGCAGTTCAGG AAGAACATACCGATCAAGCAAAAATCGAAGAAAGCAAGAAAGAAAACTGTTAAGCATAAAAGAAGGAAGTTTCTTCGAAGATCTCGCGCTCATAAGAGCCCTCCACCAACTAATAACGATCACTTATGCCGACAAAG ACGAAATAAAACTGGTGACGCAGATGTTATTGATATTCGAGCACGATCAAAGGGCTCAAGATTTGCAAAGTGCTTTCGGCGAATTCATCAATTTGATCGAACGCAGTAAAAGTGAAATTTGGCCCAAATCCAATCAAATTGGAAATGATCCTATAGATTCG agAGAGGAATCAATTTGTATAAAAGACAATCAACCAAGCAATGTTCCGCAAAGTTTGCTGG AATCTCGTTTCATGTATCCACCGGATGCAGGCAACAATGCATGGCAACTAGACATCTTCAATTCTGTAAACAATATCGCTGAATAA
- the LOC122413789 gene encoding lamin Dm0-like isoform X1 — translation MSTKSSKKTAATSSSSSAAAQSPEPSISTPIGRRPGSPLSPTRYSRLQEKQDLANLNDRLACYIDKVRHLETENLRLTREVQTSQEIVTREVSNIKSMYEHELSDARKLLDDTARERAKLEIDTKRLWDDNEDLKTKLEKKIKDHQIAERNLSVFEARCGDLQSQYNQSQAERKKLTERERELEKEVERLKGLLVDARKHLEEETLQRIDLENNIQSLKEDISFKDQVYQQELSETRTRRQVEISEIDGRLAEQYEAKLQQSLQDLRDQYEAQMRSNREEIEMLYENKIKNLTSHAQRNSGAASLAVEELRQTRSRIDELNQRISELEASNNARIRELESLREGERARYAEGLASMEAELARMRDEMAQQLQEYQDLMDIKVALDLEIAAYRKLLESEEARLNITPMQSPTSTMSSMTTRSTPSRHTPIRGGKRKRTLLEESEERSTCDYSVTGTARGDIEINEVDAQGRYVKLTNKGNKEIVLSGWQIIRKAGALETVFKFHRTVKIDAGANIMVWSADIGAHHEPPSNIVMKGQKWFIADNMTTILLNNEGEEMATSERKRQQLSTTMSRHRENLRASEELHHQQGDPQGEERCRIM, via the exons atgTCGACTAAATCGAGTAAAAAGACCGCGGCGACGTCGTCTTCGTCGAGCGCTGCGGCACAATCACCCGAACCTAGCATATCAACGCCAATTGGACGTCGTCCCGGTAGTCCTTTAAGCCCAACGCGTTATTCAAGACTTCAGGAAAAACAAGATCTCGCTAATTTGAACGATCGTCTCGCCTGTTACATCGACAAGGTTCGTCATTTGGAAACCGAAAATTTACGCTTAACCCGCGAGGTACAAACTTCACAAGAAATCGTCACTCGTGAAGTTTCAAATATCAAGTCTATGTATGAGCACGAGTTGTCCGACGCGAGAAAATTACTCGACGATACCGCGAGAGAACGGGCTAAACTAGAGATTGACACTAAACGATTGTGGGACGACAACGAGGATCTTAAAACAAA attggagaaaaagatCAAAGACCATCAAATTGCGGAGAGAAATTTGAGCGTGTTCGAAGCCCGCTGTGGAGATCTTCAATCTCAGTATAATCAGTCTCAAGcggagaggaaaaaactcacggaaagagagcgagagttgGAGAAAGAAGTTGAGAGATTGAAGGGACTCTTGGTCGATGCACGCAAACATCTCGAGGAGGAAACCCTCCAACGTATCGATctcgaaaataatattcagAGTCTCAAGGAAGACATTAGTTTCAAGGATCAAGTTTATCAGCAAGAACTTTCTGAAACTCGCACAAGACGTCAG GTCGAAATATCAGAGATCGATGGTCGTCTCGCTGAACAGTACGAGGCAAAACTCCAGCAGTCTCTGCAAGATTTGCGGGATCAGTATGAGGCTCAGATGCGATCAAACCGTGAAGAGATTGAGATGCTCTACGagaacaaaatcaaaaacTTGACATCGCACGCCCAGCGTAACAGCGGCGCAGCCAGTCTTGCCGTCGAAGAACTTCGTCAGACGAGAAGTAGAATCGATGAGTTGAATCAGCGTATCAGTGAGCTTGAGGCTAGCAACAACGCTCGTATCAGAGAATTGGAAAGTTTGCGAGAAGGCGAGAGAGCTCGTTATGCTGAAGGCTTAGCTTCGATGGAGGCTGAATTGGCTCGTATGCGCGACGAAATGGCACAGCAACTGCAAGAATATCAGGATCTCATGGACATCAAAGTTGCTCTCGATCTCGAAATCGCTGCGTACAGAAAGCTTCTCGAGTCTGAAGAGGCGAG ATTGAACATCACTCCGATGCAGTCGCCTACCTCAACCATGTCATCCATGACGACCCGAAGCACGCCGTCGCGCCACACGCCGATTCGAGGTGGAAAACGCAAGCGAACTCTTCTCGAGGAGAGCGAAGAACGTAGCACATGTGATTATTCGGTTACAGGAACAGCGAGGGGCGACATTGAGATAAATGAAGTCGATGCCCAGGGACGTTACGTCAAATTGACCAACAAGGGAAATAAG GAAATCGTGCTCAGCGGTTGGCAAATAATTCGTAAAGCCGGAGCCCTCGAGACCGTATTTAAGTTCCACAGAACAGTGAAAATCGATGCCGGAGCAAACATTATGGTTTGGTCAGCAGATATAGGTGCGCATCATGAACCGCCATCGAATATCGTTATGAAAGGACAAAAATGGTTCATTGCTGACAACATGACGACCATTCTTCTCAACAACGAGGGAGAG GAAATGGCAACTTCGGAACGAAAGAGACAGCAGCTCTCGACGACGATGTCCCGACACAGAGAAAATTTGAGAGCATCCGAGGAATTGCACCATCAGCAG GGTGATCCTCAGGGCGAGGAACGCTGTCGTATTatgtga
- the LOC122413789 gene encoding lamin Dm0-like isoform X2, translated as MSTKSSKKTAATSSSSSAAAQSPEPSISTPIGRRPGSPLSPTRYSRLQEKQDLANLNDRLACYIDKVRHLETENLRLTREVQTSQEIVTREVSNIKSMYEHELSDARKLLDDTARERAKLEIDTKRLWDDNEDLKTKLEKKIKDHQIAERNLSVFEARCGDLQSQYNQSQAERKKLTERERELEKEVERLKGLLVDARKHLEEETLQRIDLENNIQSLKEDISFKDQVYQQELSETRTRRQVEISEIDGRLAEQYEAKLQQSLQDLRDQYEAQMRSNREEIEMLYENKIKNLTSHAQRNSGAASLAVEELRQTRSRIDELNQRISELEASNNARIRELESLREGERARYAEGLASMEAELARMRDEMAQQLQEYQDLMDIKVALDLEIAAYRKLLESEEARLNITPMQSPTSTMSSMTTRSTPSRHTPIRGGKRKRTLLEESEERSTCDYSVTGTARGDIEINEVDAQGRYVKLTNKGNKEIVLSGWQIIRKAGALETVFKFHRTVKIDAGANIMVWSADIGAHHEPPSNIVMKGQKWFIADNMTTILLNNEGEEMATSERKRQQLSTTMSRHRENLRASEELHHQQRTYLYPY; from the exons atgTCGACTAAATCGAGTAAAAAGACCGCGGCGACGTCGTCTTCGTCGAGCGCTGCGGCACAATCACCCGAACCTAGCATATCAACGCCAATTGGACGTCGTCCCGGTAGTCCTTTAAGCCCAACGCGTTATTCAAGACTTCAGGAAAAACAAGATCTCGCTAATTTGAACGATCGTCTCGCCTGTTACATCGACAAGGTTCGTCATTTGGAAACCGAAAATTTACGCTTAACCCGCGAGGTACAAACTTCACAAGAAATCGTCACTCGTGAAGTTTCAAATATCAAGTCTATGTATGAGCACGAGTTGTCCGACGCGAGAAAATTACTCGACGATACCGCGAGAGAACGGGCTAAACTAGAGATTGACACTAAACGATTGTGGGACGACAACGAGGATCTTAAAACAAA attggagaaaaagatCAAAGACCATCAAATTGCGGAGAGAAATTTGAGCGTGTTCGAAGCCCGCTGTGGAGATCTTCAATCTCAGTATAATCAGTCTCAAGcggagaggaaaaaactcacggaaagagagcgagagttgGAGAAAGAAGTTGAGAGATTGAAGGGACTCTTGGTCGATGCACGCAAACATCTCGAGGAGGAAACCCTCCAACGTATCGATctcgaaaataatattcagAGTCTCAAGGAAGACATTAGTTTCAAGGATCAAGTTTATCAGCAAGAACTTTCTGAAACTCGCACAAGACGTCAG GTCGAAATATCAGAGATCGATGGTCGTCTCGCTGAACAGTACGAGGCAAAACTCCAGCAGTCTCTGCAAGATTTGCGGGATCAGTATGAGGCTCAGATGCGATCAAACCGTGAAGAGATTGAGATGCTCTACGagaacaaaatcaaaaacTTGACATCGCACGCCCAGCGTAACAGCGGCGCAGCCAGTCTTGCCGTCGAAGAACTTCGTCAGACGAGAAGTAGAATCGATGAGTTGAATCAGCGTATCAGTGAGCTTGAGGCTAGCAACAACGCTCGTATCAGAGAATTGGAAAGTTTGCGAGAAGGCGAGAGAGCTCGTTATGCTGAAGGCTTAGCTTCGATGGAGGCTGAATTGGCTCGTATGCGCGACGAAATGGCACAGCAACTGCAAGAATATCAGGATCTCATGGACATCAAAGTTGCTCTCGATCTCGAAATCGCTGCGTACAGAAAGCTTCTCGAGTCTGAAGAGGCGAG ATTGAACATCACTCCGATGCAGTCGCCTACCTCAACCATGTCATCCATGACGACCCGAAGCACGCCGTCGCGCCACACGCCGATTCGAGGTGGAAAACGCAAGCGAACTCTTCTCGAGGAGAGCGAAGAACGTAGCACATGTGATTATTCGGTTACAGGAACAGCGAGGGGCGACATTGAGATAAATGAAGTCGATGCCCAGGGACGTTACGTCAAATTGACCAACAAGGGAAATAAG GAAATCGTGCTCAGCGGTTGGCAAATAATTCGTAAAGCCGGAGCCCTCGAGACCGTATTTAAGTTCCACAGAACAGTGAAAATCGATGCCGGAGCAAACATTATGGTTTGGTCAGCAGATATAGGTGCGCATCATGAACCGCCATCGAATATCGTTATGAAAGGACAAAAATGGTTCATTGCTGACAACATGACGACCATTCTTCTCAACAACGAGGGAGAG GAAATGGCAACTTCGGAACGAAAGAGACAGCAGCTCTCGACGACGATGTCCCGACACAGAGAAAATTTGAGAGCATCCGAGGAATTGCACCATCAGCAG AGAACATATCTCTACCCATATTAA